A portion of the Streptomyces sp. YPW6 genome contains these proteins:
- a CDS encoding helix-turn-helix domain-containing protein has protein sequence MSARHFDRTVVRAVRRAAEIPQAEVGAAVDAADSTVAGWELGSSVPDQEKLPGIARVLRKPLDELFPRKGAPDLIDLRCDAGLYRYEVARFIGTKSDGPVAAAENGVRRLKEKYVPKLAAAYGVSEKALEQAQERSFGNIVEEDGDESVAAAEADEHPRALGEKISFLLEHSYPAGAVPGDGEIAEAVNRHAGAEVVTAKEVEALRTGAGDADGPDPVVLEGLAEFFGVERMYFEPDEAVTRQVYQGIRVLLASRNGTIGRVRARGLGPEGLSPEVLSLLTDLQAEFEKQVGSTDDE, from the coding sequence ATGTCAGCTCGCCACTTCGACAGAACAGTGGTGCGCGCCGTACGACGGGCTGCAGAGATCCCGCAGGCCGAGGTGGGGGCTGCCGTCGACGCTGCGGACTCAACCGTGGCGGGGTGGGAGTTGGGCTCAAGCGTCCCGGACCAGGAGAAGCTGCCGGGCATCGCGCGCGTACTCCGGAAACCGTTGGATGAGCTGTTCCCCCGTAAAGGCGCGCCCGACCTGATCGACCTGCGGTGCGACGCGGGCCTCTACCGGTACGAGGTGGCGAGGTTCATCGGCACGAAGAGCGACGGCCCGGTGGCTGCGGCCGAGAACGGCGTACGGCGGCTCAAGGAGAAGTACGTGCCGAAGCTGGCAGCGGCGTACGGCGTATCGGAGAAGGCGCTGGAGCAAGCTCAGGAGCGCTCGTTCGGAAACATCGTCGAAGAGGACGGGGACGAGAGCGTCGCTGCGGCCGAGGCCGACGAGCATCCTCGTGCTCTCGGGGAGAAGATCAGCTTCCTACTGGAACACTCCTACCCGGCGGGCGCAGTTCCGGGAGATGGAGAAATCGCAGAGGCGGTGAACCGGCATGCAGGGGCGGAGGTTGTCACGGCCAAGGAGGTCGAGGCCCTCCGAACAGGTGCCGGTGACGCCGACGGCCCGGACCCCGTTGTCCTGGAGGGCCTTGCCGAGTTCTTCGGCGTCGAGCGCATGTACTTCGAGCCGGACGAGGCCGTCACCCGTCAGGTGTACCAGGGGATTCGTGTGTTGCTCGCATCCCGGAACGGGACGATCGGACGGGTTCGGGCTCGTGGCCTCGGCCCGGAGGGTCTGTCGCCCGAGGTTCTCTCGCTCCTGACGGACCTGCAGGCCGAGTTCGAGAAACAGGTCGGCTCCACGGACGACGAGTAG